One genomic segment of Burkholderiaceae bacterium includes these proteins:
- the gspG gene encoding type II secretion system major pseudopilin GspG produces the protein MTAAPLAARWRRAAGFTLIELMVVLVIIGVLAALIVPNVLDRTDDARATAARTDVNNLMQALKLYKLDNHAFPTAEQGLQALVAKPTSPPVPPNWRPYLDKLPNDPWGRPYQYLSPGIKGEVDVMSFGADGVSGGEGKNADIGSWQ, from the coding sequence ATGACCGCTGCCCCCCTCGCCGCCCGCTGGCGCCGCGCCGCCGGCTTCACGCTGATCGAGCTGATGGTGGTGCTGGTCATCATCGGCGTGCTGGCGGCGCTGATCGTGCCCAACGTGCTGGACCGCACCGACGACGCCCGCGCCACCGCCGCGCGCACCGACGTGAACAACCTGATGCAGGCGCTCAAGCTCTACAAGCTGGACAACCACGCCTTTCCCACCGCCGAGCAGGGCCTGCAGGCGCTGGTGGCCAAGCCCACGTCGCCGCCCGTGCCACCCAACTGGCGGCCGTACCTGGACAAGCTGCCCAACGACCCCTGGGGCCGGCCCTACCAGTACCTCAGCCCCGGCATCAAGGGCGAGGTGGACGTGATGAGCTTCGGCGCCGACGGCGTGAGCGGCGGCGAGGGCAAGAACGCCGACATCGGCAGCTGGCAGTAA
- the ilvA gene encoding threonine ammonia-lyase, biosynthetic, whose protein sequence is MSAASALSPTDYLKQVLTARVYDVAVESDLTPAKVLGRRLHNKVLLKREDQQPVFSFKLRGAYNKMAHLTPEQLKAGVICASAGNHAQGVALAAHKLGARAVIVMPVTTPQVKVDAVRALGGEVVLVGDSYSDAYEHSLKLQAEQGLSFVHPFDDPLVIAGQGTIGMEILRQHQGPLNAVFVAIGGGGLISGVAGYIKAVRPEVRIIGVQMSDSDAMAQSVAAGQRVQLPDVGLFADGTAVKQVGSETFRIARELVDEFIRVDTDAVCAAIRDVFIDTRSIVEPSGAMAVAAVKQYVATHKTKGETYAAILSGANMNFDRLRFVADRAEVGEEREALLAVTIPEERGSFRRLCELIGQLPGGPRNVTEFSYRITNAAQGGKAHVFVGLTTVAKGESPRITAALQRAGFDAIDLTHDELAKEHVRYMIGGRSPLARDERLLRFQFPERPGALFKFLSGMKPSWNISLFHYRHQGADYGQILVGLQVPAADDAALGRFLAELGYPWVEETANPAYRLFLQA, encoded by the coding sequence ATGTCCGCTGCCTCCGCCCTTTCCCCCACCGACTACCTCAAGCAGGTGCTGACCGCGCGCGTGTACGACGTGGCCGTCGAGTCCGACCTGACGCCCGCCAAGGTGCTGGGCCGGCGGCTGCACAACAAGGTGCTGCTCAAGCGCGAGGACCAGCAGCCGGTGTTCAGCTTCAAGCTGCGCGGCGCCTACAACAAGATGGCGCACCTGACACCCGAGCAGCTGAAGGCCGGCGTGATCTGCGCCAGCGCCGGCAACCACGCCCAGGGCGTGGCGCTGGCGGCGCACAAACTGGGTGCGCGCGCGGTGATCGTGATGCCCGTGACCACGCCGCAGGTCAAGGTCGACGCCGTGCGGGCGCTGGGCGGCGAGGTGGTGCTGGTGGGCGACAGCTATTCCGACGCCTACGAGCATTCGCTGAAGCTGCAGGCCGAGCAGGGCCTGAGCTTCGTGCACCCGTTCGACGACCCGCTGGTGATCGCCGGCCAGGGCACCATCGGCATGGAAATCCTGCGCCAGCACCAGGGCCCGTTGAACGCCGTGTTCGTAGCCATCGGCGGCGGCGGGCTGATCAGCGGCGTGGCCGGCTACATCAAGGCGGTGCGCCCCGAGGTCAGGATCATCGGCGTGCAGATGAGCGACTCGGACGCCATGGCGCAGTCGGTGGCCGCCGGCCAGCGCGTGCAGCTGCCCGACGTGGGCCTGTTTGCCGACGGCACCGCCGTCAAGCAGGTGGGCAGCGAGACCTTCCGCATCGCGCGCGAGCTGGTGGACGAGTTCATCCGCGTGGACACCGACGCCGTGTGCGCGGCCATCCGCGACGTGTTCATCGACACGCGCAGCATCGTCGAGCCCTCGGGCGCCATGGCGGTGGCGGCCGTCAAGCAGTACGTGGCCACGCACAAGACCAAGGGTGAGACCTACGCCGCCATCCTGTCGGGCGCCAACATGAACTTCGACCGCCTGCGCTTCGTCGCCGACCGCGCCGAGGTGGGCGAGGAGCGCGAGGCGCTGCTGGCCGTCACCATCCCCGAGGAGCGCGGCAGCTTCCGGCGCCTGTGCGAGCTGATCGGCCAGCTGCCCGGCGGGCCGCGCAACGTGACCGAGTTCAGCTACCGCATCACCAACGCCGCGCAGGGCGGCAAGGCGCATGTGTTCGTCGGCCTGACCACGGTGGCCAAGGGCGAATCGCCCAGGATCACCGCCGCCCTGCAGCGCGCGGGCTTCGACGCCATCGACCTGACGCACGATGAGCTGGCCAAGGAGCACGTGCGCTACATGATCGGCGGGCGCTCGCCGCTGGCGCGCGACGAGCGGCTGCTGCGCTTTCAGTTCCCCGAGCGGCCGGGCGCGCTGTTCAAGTTTTTGAGCGGCATGAAGCCGAGCTGGAACATCTCGCTGTTCCACTACCGCCACCAGGGCGCCGACTACGGCCAGATCCTGGTCGGCCTGCAGGTGCCCGCCGCCGACGACGCGGCGCTGGGGCGCTTTCTGGCCGAGCTGGGCTACCCGTGGGTGGAGGAAACGGCCAACCCGGCCTACCGGCTGTTCCTGCAGGCCTGA
- a CDS encoding general secretion pathway protein GspL — protein sequence MSLLILALPPGPAPSYAWATSADGQHLSAHGTAAADLLPAAGRGVEVVAVLPATQLSWHRVQLPRGVGPRSPRLRATLAGLLEEQLLDEPEQLHFALDPDAGAGGPAWVAVCHSRWLAAHLQALDAAGRPVARIVPERSPEPGELQLDFTGEPERAQLLVSGGPDGGAQALPWSAGTLALLQARLGQALATAHVQAEPAMAALAEQLLGRPPTLHTPAQRLLQASATRWDLAQGELARTGAARASRQAGAAWRSFWHAPAWRPARWGLGLLLGVQIVGLNVAAWQTRGELAARRAQIDAALTQTFPQVKVVVDAPVQMARELAALRRDTGAASPRDLGPMLGAWARHAGAGAVPAAFEYAPGELRVRGVQLSASALEQARTQLRPLGYRLDTDPQGAVLREEAAP from the coding sequence ATGAGCCTGCTGATCCTCGCCCTGCCGCCCGGCCCTGCTCCCAGCTACGCCTGGGCCACGTCCGCCGACGGCCAGCACCTGAGCGCGCACGGCACGGCCGCGGCCGACCTGCTGCCCGCCGCCGGGCGCGGCGTCGAGGTGGTGGCGGTGTTGCCCGCCACCCAGCTGTCCTGGCACCGCGTGCAGCTGCCGCGCGGCGTGGGCCCGCGCTCGCCGCGGCTGCGCGCCACCCTGGCCGGCCTGCTGGAAGAGCAGCTGCTGGACGAGCCCGAGCAGCTGCACTTCGCGCTCGACCCCGACGCCGGCGCGGGCGGCCCCGCCTGGGTGGCCGTGTGCCACAGCCGCTGGCTGGCCGCGCACCTGCAGGCGCTGGACGCCGCCGGCCGGCCGGTGGCGCGCATCGTGCCCGAGCGCAGCCCCGAGCCGGGCGAGCTGCAGCTCGACTTCACCGGCGAGCCCGAGCGCGCGCAGCTGCTGGTCAGCGGCGGCCCGGACGGCGGCGCCCAGGCCCTGCCCTGGAGCGCCGGCACGCTGGCGCTGCTGCAGGCCCGCCTGGGCCAGGCCCTGGCCACGGCCCACGTGCAGGCCGAGCCCGCCATGGCCGCCCTGGCCGAGCAGCTGCTGGGCCGCCCGCCCACGCTGCACACGCCGGCCCAGCGCCTGCTGCAGGCCAGCGCCACGCGCTGGGACCTGGCGCAGGGCGAGCTGGCGCGCACCGGCGCCGCCCGCGCCTCGCGCCAGGCCGGCGCCGCCTGGCGCAGCTTCTGGCATGCCCCCGCGTGGCGCCCGGCGCGCTGGGGCCTGGGGCTGCTGCTGGGGGTGCAGATCGTGGGCCTCAACGTCGCCGCATGGCAGACCCGCGGCGAGCTGGCCGCGCGCCGCGCGCAGATCGACGCCGCGCTGACGCAGACCTTTCCGCAGGTCAAGGTGGTGGTCGACGCGCCGGTGCAGATGGCGCGCGAACTGGCCGCCCTGCGGCGCGACACCGGCGCCGCCTCGCCGCGCGACCTGGGCCCCATGCTCGGCGCCTGGGCCCGGCACGCGGGCGCCGGCGCCGTGCCTGCGGCCTTCGAGTACGCGCCGGGCGAACTGCGCGTGCGCGGCGTGCAGCTGTCGGCCAGCGCGCTGGAGCAGGCCCGCACCCAGCTGCGCCCGCTGGGCTACCGGCTGGACACCGACCCGCAAGGCGCCGTGCTGCGCGAAGAGGCTGCGCCATGA
- the coq7 gene encoding 2-polyprenyl-3-methyl-6-methoxy-1,4-benzoquinone monooxygenase translates to MLSLTDRLLGAADSALRTLLAQPQPARPSPAAGLAAADPLDEQHRRLSGALMRVNHVGEVCAQALYQAQALTSHSEALRQQLDAAAREETDHLAWTRERLQQLDSRPSWLNPLWYAGAFGIGVLAGKLGGDRMNLGFVVETERQVEAHLARHMERLPAADTASRAVVAQMKADEARHADLALAAGGTELPLPVRALMRAAARVMTGTAHYI, encoded by the coding sequence ATGTTGTCACTGACCGATCGCCTGCTGGGCGCCGCCGACAGTGCCCTGCGCACCCTGCTGGCCCAGCCCCAGCCCGCGCGCCCCAGCCCGGCCGCCGGCCTGGCGGCCGCCGACCCCCTCGATGAGCAACACCGGCGCCTGTCGGGCGCCCTGATGCGGGTCAACCACGTGGGCGAGGTCTGCGCGCAGGCCCTGTACCAGGCGCAGGCGCTGACCAGCCACAGCGAGGCCCTGCGCCAGCAGCTGGATGCCGCCGCGCGCGAGGAAACCGACCATCTGGCCTGGACGCGCGAGCGCCTGCAGCAACTGGATAGCCGGCCGTCCTGGCTCAACCCGCTCTGGTATGCCGGCGCCTTCGGCATCGGGGTGCTGGCCGGCAAGCTGGGTGGCGACCGGATGAACCTGGGCTTCGTGGTCGAGACCGAGCGCCAGGTCGAGGCGCACCTGGCCCGGCACATGGAGCGCCTGCCCGCCGCCGACACCGCCTCGCGCGCTGTGGTGGCGCAGATGAAGGCGGACGAAGCCCGCCATGCCGACCTGGCCCTGGCGGCCGGCGGCACCGAACTGCCCCTGCCCGTGCGCGCCCTGATGCGCGCCGCCGCGCGGGTGATGACGGGCACGGCGCATTACATCTGA
- a CDS encoding linear amide C-N hydrolase gives MIASCLAAATSAWACTRFVFHGADGQVMAARSMDWKKDIASNLWVLPRGMERTGQTGANTLRWTSRYGSVITSGYDISTTDGVNEAGLNANLLWLVESQYPAFDASSKPGLTIAAWAQYVLDNFATVQEAVAALKEQPFTLVSDNVPSEDRLTTLHLSMSDASGDSAIVEYIGGKQVIHHSRQYQVMTNSPIFEEQLALDAYWRQIGGTTMLPGTNRAADRFARASFYVNAIPKDQDPNKALASVFSVIRNVSVPYGISTPGQPNIASTRWRTVFDHQRKLYFFESALTPNTFWVDLKALDFSKESGKVLKLDLGPDQNHTHSGNATPQFQPSAPFEFLGI, from the coding sequence CTGATTGCTTCATGCCTTGCTGCCGCAACCAGCGCCTGGGCTTGCACACGGTTTGTTTTTCATGGCGCTGACGGCCAGGTGATGGCGGCGCGCTCCATGGACTGGAAGAAGGACATCGCCAGCAACCTCTGGGTTCTGCCGCGCGGCATGGAGCGTACCGGGCAGACCGGCGCCAACACGCTGCGCTGGACGTCCAGGTACGGCAGCGTCATCACGTCGGGCTACGACATCTCCACCACCGACGGCGTGAACGAGGCGGGCCTCAACGCCAATCTGCTGTGGCTGGTGGAGTCGCAGTACCCGGCGTTCGACGCCAGCAGCAAACCCGGGCTGACGATTGCCGCCTGGGCGCAGTACGTGCTGGACAATTTCGCCACGGTGCAGGAAGCCGTTGCCGCGTTGAAGGAGCAGCCCTTCACCCTCGTGTCGGACAACGTGCCTAGCGAGGACCGGTTGACGACGCTGCACCTGTCCATGTCGGACGCCAGCGGCGACAGCGCCATCGTGGAGTACATCGGCGGCAAGCAGGTCATTCACCACAGCCGCCAGTACCAGGTCATGACCAACTCGCCCATCTTCGAGGAGCAGCTGGCGCTCGACGCGTACTGGCGGCAGATCGGCGGCACGACCATGCTGCCGGGCACCAACCGGGCCGCGGACCGGTTTGCACGCGCCTCGTTCTACGTGAACGCGATTCCCAAGGACCAGGATCCGAACAAGGCGCTGGCCAGCGTGTTCAGCGTGATCCGCAACGTCTCGGTGCCCTACGGCATCAGCACGCCCGGCCAGCCCAACATCGCCTCCACCCGCTGGCGCACCGTGTTCGACCACCAGCGCAAGCTGTACTTCTTCGAATCGGCCCTGACGCCGAACACCTTCTGGGTGGATCTGAAGGCGCTGGACTTCAGCAAGGAAAGCGGAAAGGTGCTCAAGCTCGACCTGGGGCCCGACCAGAACCACACCCACTCGGGCAACGCCACGCCGCAATTCCAGCCATCGGCGCCGTTTGAGTTCCTGGGGATCTAA
- a CDS encoding OsmC family protein produces the protein MECQVTWTGAAGARSGMGFVAETGSGHVIAMDGAPDVAHPGQGGQNLAPRPMETVLAGAGGCTAYDVVLILQRGRHDVRGCSVRLTSERAAQDPKVFTRIHMHFTVTGKAVPAAAVERAIALSHEKYCSASIMLGKTAEITTSFDVVEPA, from the coding sequence GTGGAATGCCAAGTCACCTGGACCGGCGCGGCGGGCGCGCGCTCGGGCATGGGCTTCGTGGCCGAGACCGGCTCGGGCCACGTCATTGCCATGGATGGCGCGCCCGACGTGGCCCACCCCGGGCAGGGCGGGCAAAACCTGGCGCCGCGCCCAATGGAAACCGTGCTGGCCGGCGCCGGCGGCTGCACCGCCTACGACGTGGTGCTGATCCTGCAGCGCGGCCGCCACGACGTGCGCGGCTGCAGCGTGCGCCTGACCAGCGAGCGCGCGGCGCAAGACCCCAAGGTGTTCACGCGCATCCACATGCATTTCACCGTCACCGGCAAGGCGGTGCCGGCCGCCGCGGTCGAGCGCGCCATTGCCCTGAGCCATGAGAAATACTGCTCGGCCTCGATCATGCTGGGCAAGACGGCCGAGATCACGACCTCGTTCGACGTCGTCGAACCGGCCTGA
- the gspK gene encoding type II secretion system minor pseudopilin GspK: protein MKRPQSGAALLMAMITVALVAILAAGALWRQWRGVEVERAERARAQSDWLLTGALDWGRLILKGDWNEDLNKGQIVDDLTEPWAVPLAEARLSTFLAAGESSEAIDREAFVSGQISDLQARLNVMNLVAGNGEQQLAALARFGRLFEQLGLPSHELGALQRALARARQAAAGTPADGGDAPLLPARFDQLAWLGLAPRTLALLRPYVTVLPLAGSQATPVNLNTASAEVIYAAVPELDRAQAERLVALRTQNRLTTPGQAATELGVGQLSLDWASVNSSFFEIRGRLRLDDVALEEVAVVQRATDVRGRYVRTLWRARSALTVPAAGQ, encoded by the coding sequence ATGAAGCGGCCCCAATCCGGAGCCGCGCTGTTGATGGCCATGATCACCGTCGCCCTGGTGGCCATCCTGGCCGCCGGCGCGCTGTGGCGCCAGTGGCGCGGCGTGGAGGTGGAGCGCGCCGAGCGCGCGCGCGCGCAGTCCGACTGGCTGCTGACCGGCGCGCTCGACTGGGGACGGCTGATCCTGAAAGGGGACTGGAACGAAGACCTCAACAAAGGCCAGATCGTCGACGACCTGACCGAGCCCTGGGCCGTGCCGCTGGCCGAGGCGCGCCTGTCCACCTTTTTGGCCGCAGGCGAAAGCAGCGAGGCGATCGACCGCGAGGCCTTCGTCTCCGGCCAGATCAGCGACCTGCAGGCGCGCCTGAACGTGATGAACCTGGTGGCCGGCAACGGCGAGCAGCAGCTGGCGGCGCTGGCGCGCTTCGGCCGCCTGTTCGAGCAGCTGGGCCTGCCCAGCCACGAGCTGGGCGCCCTGCAGCGCGCGCTGGCGCGGGCCCGGCAGGCGGCGGCCGGCACGCCCGCAGACGGCGGCGACGCGCCGCTGCTGCCCGCGCGCTTCGACCAGCTGGCCTGGCTGGGCCTGGCCCCCCGCACGCTGGCGCTGCTGCGCCCCTACGTCACGGTGCTGCCGCTGGCGGGCAGCCAGGCCACGCCGGTCAACCTCAACACCGCCAGCGCCGAGGTGATCTACGCCGCCGTGCCCGAGCTCGACCGCGCGCAGGCCGAGCGCCTGGTGGCCCTGCGCACGCAAAACCGCCTGACCACCCCGGGCCAGGCCGCCACCGAGCTGGGCGTGGGCCAGCTGAGCCTGGACTGGGCCTCGGTGAACTCCAGCTTCTTCGAGATCCGCGGCCGCCTGCGGCTGGACGACGTGGCGCTGGAGGAAGTCGCCGTGGTGCAGCGCGCCACCGACGTGCGCGGCCGCTACGTGCGCACGCTGTGGCGCGCGCGCAGCGCCTTGACGGTGCCGGCAGCGGGCCAGTAA
- the gspI gene encoding type II secretion system minor pseudopilin GspI: MTPCPPPGRPKAGGAPWGGSAPRAAGERGGSVSGFTLVEVMVALAITAIALVAGLKATAALTNNAQRQDALLLARICADNQLIALRLARQLPGVGDSTSACQQAGRSFQVLQQVRPTPNPNFRRVEAAVSEDGLTILRISTIVGRN; the protein is encoded by the coding sequence ATGACCCCCTGCCCGCCGCCGGGCCGCCCCAAGGCGGGCGGAGCCCCCTGGGGGGGCAGCGCACCTCGCGCAGCGGGGGAGCGTGGGGGCTCCGTTTCTGGCTTCACCCTGGTCGAGGTCATGGTCGCGCTGGCCATCACCGCCATTGCCCTCGTCGCGGGCTTGAAGGCCACCGCCGCGCTGACCAACAACGCGCAGCGCCAGGACGCGCTGCTGCTGGCCCGCATCTGCGCCGACAACCAGCTCATCGCGCTGCGCCTGGCACGCCAGCTGCCCGGCGTGGGCGACAGCACCAGCGCCTGCCAGCAGGCCGGCCGCTCGTTCCAGGTGCTGCAGCAGGTGCGCCCCACGCCCAACCCGAATTTCCGGCGCGTGGAGGCTGCGGTCAGCGAGGATGGCCTAACCATTCTTCGGATCTCGACCATCGTGGGGCGGAATTGA
- a CDS encoding prepilin-type N-terminal cleavage/methylation domain-containing protein: protein MTLFSIADWAYSARVAGRFCLKIQRGFTLIELMVVVAIVALGTALVSLALPDGDRNALARDGTRLAALLESARAQSRVAGVPVQWRPTGGGFAFDGLPATAPPLPTGWLDARTHALGNAPVTLGPDPIIPAQAIVLQLAGGATPPLRVATDGLRPFSVEAVQP from the coding sequence ATGACTCTTTTTTCGATAGCTGATTGGGCATATTCAGCGCGGGTTGCAGGCCGATTTTGCTTGAAAATCCAGCGCGGCTTCACGCTGATCGAGCTGATGGTGGTCGTCGCCATCGTCGCGCTGGGCACGGCCCTGGTCAGCCTGGCCCTGCCCGATGGCGACCGCAATGCCCTGGCGCGCGATGGCACGCGGCTGGCCGCCCTGCTGGAATCGGCCCGCGCCCAGTCGCGCGTGGCCGGCGTGCCGGTGCAGTGGCGCCCCACGGGCGGCGGCTTCGCCTTCGACGGCCTGCCCGCCACCGCGCCGCCGCTGCCCACCGGCTGGCTGGACGCGCGCACCCACGCCCTCGGCAACGCCCCCGTCACGCTGGGCCCCGACCCGATCATCCCCGCGCAGGCCATCGTGCTGCAGTTGGCCGGTGGCGCCACGCCGCCGCTGCGCGTGGCCACCGACGGGCTGCGGCCGTTCAGCGTGGAGGCCGTGCAGCCATGA
- a CDS encoding prepilin-type N-terminal cleavage/methylation domain-containing protein has protein sequence MGPHALLLRTRGFTLVEVLVALAILAVMAALTWRGIDGMARAQHATEQHTDQVLTLQAGLAQWRADLDAMMIWPAATPAPTATPGAAAPQRSLAWDGRVLRITRTEADAAAGLRVVAWARRAGDGQWLRWQSAPVQSQQAWQSAWDAAARWAEAGAAFDSGNPNASVVAVASTLDWQLHYFRGNAWTNPLSSPAQDSTSAQALPDAVRLLLTLAPGQTIGGTVTLDWVRPDFGGSP, from the coding sequence ATGGGCCCCCACGCTCTGCTGCTGCGCACGCGCGGCTTCACTCTGGTCGAAGTGCTGGTCGCCCTGGCCATCCTGGCGGTGATGGCGGCGCTGACCTGGCGCGGCATCGACGGCATGGCGCGCGCGCAGCACGCCACCGAGCAGCACACCGACCAGGTGCTGACGCTGCAGGCGGGCCTGGCGCAGTGGCGCGCCGACCTGGACGCCATGATGATCTGGCCCGCCGCCACGCCCGCGCCCACCGCCACCCCCGGCGCCGCGGCGCCGCAGCGCAGCCTGGCCTGGGACGGGCGCGTGCTGCGCATCACGCGCACCGAGGCCGACGCCGCCGCCGGCCTGCGCGTGGTGGCCTGGGCGCGCCGCGCTGGCGACGGTCAGTGGCTGCGCTGGCAGTCGGCGCCGGTGCAGTCGCAGCAGGCCTGGCAGTCGGCCTGGGACGCGGCAGCGCGCTGGGCCGAGGCCGGCGCTGCGTTTGATTCCGGCAACCCCAACGCCAGCGTCGTCGCCGTGGCGTCCACGCTGGACTGGCAACTGCATTACTTTCGGGGCAACGCCTGGACCAACCCCCTGTCCAGCCCGGCCCAGGACAGCACGAGCGCGCAGGCCCTGCCCGACGCCGTGCGCCTACTGCTGACGCTGGCGCCCGGCCAAACCATCGGCGGCACGGTCACGCTGGACTGGGTGCGGCCCGATTTCGGGGGCTCGCCATGA